GGGCCCGGCTCGTCGTCGTGGCGGCGGTCGTCGTCGGCTTCGTGCTCCGTGTCGCCTGGGCCGTGTGGGCCACCCGCCAACCCCAGGGGGTCAACGATCCCGTCCTGTACATCCTGCTCGCCGAGCGGTTCGCCGACGGCCAGGGCTACGTGGGCGCGACGGGCGCCCCGACCGCCTACTACCCGCCCGGGTACCCGGTGGCCCTGGGCACTCTCTTCTGGTTGGCCTCCTCGGTCGGGGTCGACCAGTGGCGCATCGGCCTCGTCTCCGGGTTCAACGTCGTGCTCGGCACCGCCACCGTCGCGCTGCTGGCCCTGCTCGCCGCCCGGCTCCTCGGCTGGCGGATCGCAGCGGTCGTGGCCGTCGTGGCGGCCTGTTTCCCCACCCTGATCGGCTACTCGTCGTTGGGGCTCAGCGAGCCGCTGTTCATCTTCCTCGTCGTCGCCGCGCTCGTACTCGCGCTGTGGCACCCTCTGGCCGAGCGTCGCGCGACGGGGGCGCGACTGGCCGGCGCCGCCGTCCTCCTCGGTCTGGCGCTGCTCGTCCGCCCGGTCGGGGCCCTGCTCGTCGTGGCGGTCCTCGTCGGCCTGTTCCTCGCCGTCCCGCGTCGTCGGGCGCTCGCCCTCTCGGGGATGCTGGTGGGGGTCGTGGCGGTGGTGCTCGTCCCCTGGGCGGTGCGCAACGCGGTGGTCCTCGACGCGGGCCTGACCCTGTCGACCAACACCGGCGACAACCTCTGCATCGGCAACAACCCCGAGGCCGGGGGCACGTTCTCGCTGTCCGGCTACTGCTTCGACGACCTCCCCGACCAGGACGGCCCCGCCGACGTGGCGGAGGTGGCTCGGGCGAGGGTCACCCAGGAACGAGCCCTCGACTGGATCGTGGACGACCCCGCCGCTCAACCCCGGCTCGTGCTGTTGCGCACCGCCGCGACCTTCCAGCACGGCCACGAGTTCCGATGGGCCGCGCAGTCCTACGGCGAGGACCTCTGGCTCGACGACTCGACCATCGTCCTCGTCGACTGGGTGGCCGACGTCGTGTGGTTCGCGCTGATCGCCCTCGGGCTGTGCGGGCTCCCGATCCTCTGGGACCGTTCGGATCCGCGCCGGATCGTCGTCCTCCTCGCCGTCGTCGGACTGTCCGTGGCGGCCTGGCCGTTCTTCGGCAACCCCCGCTTCGGGGTCCCGGCCGTGACCCTCATGATCCTGCCCGCCGCCCTCGTGCTCAGCGGCCTGCCCGCCCTGTGGGGCCGGTTCCGGGCCTCCGACGGCGATCCTCAGGACGGTGGCGGGTCGGCGGGCACCGGGACGGTGGCCACCGGCGACGGAGCCGACGGGGCCGGATCGCGACCGGCGATCGTCAGCAGCTGACCGGCGAGGAACTGGTCGAGCACCATCCGCCCGGTCTCCTCGGTGACGTGCACCCCGTCGGGGCGCAGCTCGGGCGGTTGCGTGGCGAACCAGCCGGCGATGTCGACCACCTTCAACACGTCGGGGCGCTGCCCGGCGGCCTCCGAGAGCAGTTGGTTGAAGATGTTGACCCGGCGACGGTTCAGCTCGCTGTCGACCTCGAGGTTCGGGGCGAGGGTGAGCCACACCACCTGACGGGCTCCGGCGGCGTGCAGTGCGTCGGTGAGGGCCACCATCTCGGATCTCACGTGAGCGGCCACGATCGGGTCCTCGACGGTCCGCCACCCGTCCCAGAGGAAGCCGTTCTGACGGGGCACCGTGTCCCACACCCCGCCGTAGACGATCGCGACCTCGGTGCCGACGGCGGCCACCGTGGCCGGCCAGCGTTCCGTCCAGTCGCAGCGCTCGGTCGACTGGGGGTAGCCCTGGTCGGTGTCGTACAGGCCTCGGACGGGGCCACCCCTCGTGAGCGTGCAGCCGATGTCCGACCATCCCGGGCGGACGTCGATGCGGGGGTCGGCGCCGGTGAGGGCCAGGCGTAGCTGCCAGGCCGTCGAGTCGCCGAAGAGCGAGATCGCCACCGGTCCGGTGGGGGTCGTCGGAATCGGGTCTGTCGGGACGCCGGAGGGCTCGCCGGGCGGGGCGAGGTCGGCCGCGGTGAGGTCCTCGATCCCCCGTTCACCGCTGAAGTCGAAGGTGGGCGTCGAAGAGCGCGAGCCGCTCCAGAGGGCGAGACTGCCGACGATCGCGGTCAGCGGCAACGCCACCGCCACCAGCCGGACCCGGTTCCAGGACCCCAACCGCACGGGGTTCTCGAGCAGGCGCAGCGACAGCTCGGCGAGGACCACCGAGGCCGTGACGGTGACGACACCGATCACCCACGAGCCCAGCTCGGTGGTGCGCAGCCCCACGAGGATCGGCCAGTGGAAGAGGTAGATCCCGTAGCTGAGCTCGCCGATCCGCACGAGCGGTCGGAGCGCGAGCGGTCGGCCGAGGAGCCCGGGTTGCGTGGCGCCCACCACGGCCGCCGCCGACAGCAGGGCCACCGCGGTGAGGCCGCCGTGGGCCCAGATCGGGTCCGTCAGACGGGTGGTGGCGCTCAGGGCCACGAAGGCGGCCAGGGCCAGCGCACCGACGAGGCCGAGCACCCAGCCCCGGGACGGGCGGCGCAGCCCGAGGGTCACGACGGCGAGCAGCGCCCCCACGATCACCTCCCCCGCCCGGGAGAAGGTCGAGAAGTAGACGGTCAGCGGCTCGCTCCCGGCCCAGACGGTGTAGGCGAGGCTGGCGGCGAGCAGGGCGGTGAGCAGGATGCCGAGCGTCCGGCGCGGGTGGCTCGTCCGGCGCAGCGCCACCCAGACGATGAGGGGATAGGCGAGGTAGAACTGCTCCTCGATGGCGAGCGACCAGAAGTGCAGGACGGGCGACGCCTCGGTGGCCGCCCCGTAGGTGGTGCCCGTGAACAGGAAGCGCCAGTTGGCGACCTGGGCCAACGACGCCACCACGTCGCCGCCGATGGCGGCGGTCATCCAGCTCGCCGACATCCACACCGCCGTCACCACACCGAGCGTGAGCAGCGCCGCCGGGGTCAGCCGGCGGTAGCGGCGCGACCAGAACCGTCGCAGGGCGAGGGACCCGGTGCGGAGGTGCTCGTCGAGCAGGAGGCGGGTGATGAGGAAGCCCGACAGCGTGAAGAACAGGCTCACGCCGAGGAAGCCGGCCGGCATCGCCGCGGGGGCGACGTGGTACACCACGACGAGTGCGACGGCCACGGCCCGGAGGCCGTCGAGGGCAGGAATCCGTTCCCGCGTCGACGGGAGCAGCGCGGGACCGGCGGGCGACGACGAGGTGGGACCGGCCGGGGGCGGCGTCGCCGGTAGGTCCGAGGGCCCGCCGGCGACGGGGATCGCGGTCGTCACGATGACCGTGTCCAGTGCGATCGGACGGGGAGCCCGGGGGACCCGGTCCGGTCGTCGCAGGGGGCCGTGGTGGCGCCCGCCGGCTCACTCACCGGGTGCTCCCGTCGTGACGAAGCTGTCGGAGGGCGGCGTGATCGTGTCGTCGCCCGTCGGGTCCTCGGTGCGTGCCGAGACCACGACCCAGGCGCCGAAGGCGACGGCGGTCACGGCCCCGAGGAGCCAGAGCAGAACCGGCGGCAACGGTGGTTCCCACCCGGTGCCGCCCACGAACGCGAACAGGTCGTTCTCGATGCCCACGACGTGTCGACGCAGGAGGGCGGCCAGACCGATCGACTGACCGAGCGCCCAGGCCACTGCGACGGCCACCGCCGTTCGACGCCACCCCGTTTGCCCGCTGCGGGCGCGGACGGCCACGATCCACGCCGCCAGGATCGGCACGCCCACCGCGACCGGTAGGGCGTAGCGCCCCTGGCCGATGAACCCCTGCCGGGACGCCGACAACGCCTCCGGGACCACGTGGATGGCGACGGCGAGGGCGACGAGGGCGAGGAGCACGCCTCGGTGGCGCCACGTGCCGACCGCGAGAGCGCCGACGACCAGGACGAGGATGAGGGCGGTCCACAGCACCAGCAGCGCACGGGGCGCCGGGACCTCGAGCCAGCCGAAGTACCCGAACATCTCGTGGAGCCGGTGCGGCAACCGGCTCCACGACTCCCTCAGGGCCGAACCGAGGGTGATCCCGACGGCCGGCGCCCCGGCCACGCTGTCGTAGGCCTTCGACCACAGCACCCAACCGCCGGCGGCGATCGCACCGACGGCCATCGTTGCCGCGGTGATGCGGGCATCGGTGCGCCGAGCGAGGCTCCCGAGGGTGTCGCGGTGGAGGCCGGCGAGGGCCACGGTGGCCAGGATGCCGACGGCGATGGCCGGTGACAGCGCCCGGGTGCCCGCGAGCAGGACGAAGGCGACGGCCAGCCGCGCCAGGTCGGCGGTGCGCGGTCCCGAGGGGGACCGCGGATCCGCCTCGGGGTCGCTTCGTCCGGTCACCACCACGAACGCCGTCGCCCACACGGCGATCGCCGCGGTGATCTCGAACCCGTTCGGGTTGATGACCGACGCGAGGTGCACGGTCACCGGGGTCAGTGCCACCAGGACGCCGGCGCCGAGCAAGCCGGAGCGCCCCATTCGCCGACACGCGGCTGCGGCGAGGCCGACCATGGCGGCCGAGGCCGCCACGCTGGCCAGACGCATCGCCCAGATGCCCTGCGGTGCGGGGAGGAACCGGGACGGCCAGCCCACGAGCACGTAGTAGGTGGGTGGGTAGGTGCCGACGTAGGTGATGGCGTCGACGAGGGTCTGGTCGTCGACCGGCTGAGGGGCGCACCCGGAGGGCGTGTCGGGCTGGAACACGAAGCAGGCGTTGAGCTCGTTCAGGTCGGCATACCCCGCGGGCACCGTCACCACCGTGTCGATCCAGGACGTGCGCAGCTCGTAGTCGGAGGTGCGTTGGATGTCCTCGCCGCGCCACTCGCCCCGGGCGACGGCGACGGCCTTCACCGTCTGGTCGGGTTCGTCGGGTCCGCCCATGAGGGGAGACGACATCGCCCACACCACGCCGAGCAACGCGAAGAGCGCGGCGGCCACCAGCCCCACCGTGCCGGCGGAGGGCGGATGGCGGCGGGGAGTTCGGGTGGGCATGTGTGCGTCGACGTGCCGATCGGCACATCAACGGTACCAGTCTCCCGGGGCGGTCCGGTGGTCGTCCACGGTCACAGGAGTCGACCGGTCCGGTGACCGCGCCGGCCGCCACCCCCAGCGGCGCCCTGCGTCCCGAGCACCGGACGACCCTGGTCCAGCCGATCGAACCGCGGACGTCCCCGGACGGAGCACTAGCGTCCGGATCGTGGACGACGCTGTGGGCCTGGCCGAACCGGGCCTGGTCGAACCCGTTGGACGTGCCTCGGGCACCGCCCTTCGGTCCTCCCGTGAGCGGCGGGCGGCGTGGCTCGGCACGGCTGTCGCTGTCGGGTTGTTCTGGTTGCTGGCGACGTCCGGACAGCCCTGGCGGCTGTTCGACGCAGGGCCCTTCACCGCCGACTTCTACGACGCGCAGGCCCATGCCCTGCTCTCGGGGCGTCTCGACGTGCCGGCCGACGTGGCGCTCATCGAGGGGTTCGACGTCGACGGGCGCACCTATCTCTACTTCGGGGTCGGGCCGGCGCTGCTCCGCCTTCCCGTCGCGGCGGTGACCGACGCCGCCGACGGTCGGCTCACGGTCCTCAGCATGCTCGTGGCGGTCGCCGTGCTCGGCACCGCGGCGGGCCGGCTGGCCCAGCGCGCCCGACGGGCGGGCGGCCCCGACCGTGAACGGCCGGTCGCCGTCGGGGTGTTCGCGGCGGGGGCGGCACTCGCCACCCCCGTCCTCTTCCTGGCGTCTCGGGGAGTCGTGTACCACGAGGCCGCGCTCTGGGGCGCGGCTGCCGCCCTCGTCGGGCTCGATCTTCTCCTCGGGTGGTGGTCCGCGCCGACGACGAGGCGCCTGCTCGGCGCGGTCGCGGTCGCGGCCTTCGCCCTGGCATGTCGACCCACCTCGGGACTGGCGCCGCTCCTCGCGCTGGGTCTGTTCGTCCTCGTGCTCCTGGTCCGCCGGCAGTGGCGCGTGGCCCTCCCCGGCGTCGCAGGGGGCGCCGTGGTGGTCGCGTCCTATGTGATCGTCAACTTCCTCCGTTTCGGTCAGCTCGCCACGGTGCCGTTCGGCGCTCAGCGCTACAGCGCGGTGGACGCCGCCCGCCAAGCCGCGCTGGCCGCCAACGGGGGGAACCTGTTCGGCGTCTCCTACGCCCCGACCACGCTGTGGCACTACCTCTCCCCCTTCTCGCTCAGCATGGACGTGCAGCGTCTCTTCCCGTTCGTCGAGTGGAACGGGCGGGCGACCGTGTTGGGGCGAGCCACGTTCGACACCATCGATCGTGCGAGCTCCATCTGGTTGGCCGCCCCCGTCGCCTGCCTGCTGGCGCTGATCGGGGTCTGGTGGATCGTGCGCCACGATCGCACCCAGGGCTGGCGG
The Acidimicrobiales bacterium genome window above contains:
- a CDS encoding acyltransferase; translated protein: MTTAIPVAGGPSDLPATPPPAGPTSSSPAGPALLPSTRERIPALDGLRAVAVALVVVYHVAPAAMPAGFLGVSLFFTLSGFLITRLLLDEHLRTGSLALRRFWSRRYRRLTPAALLTLGVVTAVWMSASWMTAAIGGDVVASLAQVANWRFLFTGTTYGAATEASPVLHFWSLAIEEQFYLAYPLIVWVALRRTSHPRRTLGILLTALLAASLAYTVWAGSEPLTVYFSTFSRAGEVIVGALLAVVTLGLRRPSRGWVLGLVGALALAAFVALSATTRLTDPIWAHGGLTAVALLSAAAVVGATQPGLLGRPLALRPLVRIGELSYGIYLFHWPILVGLRTTELGSWVIGVVTVTASVVLAELSLRLLENPVRLGSWNRVRLVAVALPLTAIVGSLALWSGSRSSTPTFDFSGERGIEDLTAADLAPPGEPSGVPTDPIPTTPTGPVAISLFGDSTAWQLRLALTGADPRIDVRPGWSDIGCTLTRGGPVRGLYDTDQGYPQSTERCDWTERWPATVAAVGTEVAIVYGGVWDTVPRQNGFLWDGWRTVEDPIVAAHVRSEMVALTDALHAAGARQVVWLTLAPNLEVDSELNRRRVNIFNQLLSEAAGQRPDVLKVVDIAGWFATQPPELRPDGVHVTEETGRMVLDQFLAGQLLTIAGRDPAPSAPSPVATVPVPADPPPS
- a CDS encoding glycosyltransferase family 39 protein; amino-acid sequence: MAHHRDGYDAGPGGVSRVVAPLDGSARARLVVVAAVVVGFVLRVAWAVWATRQPQGVNDPVLYILLAERFADGQGYVGATGAPTAYYPPGYPVALGTLFWLASSVGVDQWRIGLVSGFNVVLGTATVALLALLAARLLGWRIAAVVAVVAACFPTLIGYSSLGLSEPLFIFLVVAALVLALWHPLAERRATGARLAGAAVLLGLALLVRPVGALLVVAVLVGLFLAVPRRRALALSGMLVGVVAVVLVPWAVRNAVVLDAGLTLSTNTGDNLCIGNNPEAGGTFSLSGYCFDDLPDQDGPADVAEVARARVTQERALDWIVDDPAAQPRLVLLRTAATFQHGHEFRWAAQSYGEDLWLDDSTIVLVDWVADVVWFALIALGLCGLPILWDRSDPRRIVVLLAVVGLSVAAWPFFGNPRFGVPAVTLMILPAALVLSGLPALWGRFRASDGDPQDGGGSAGTGTVATGDGADGAGSRPAIVSS
- a CDS encoding DUF2142 domain-containing protein yields the protein MPTRTPRRHPPSAGTVGLVAAALFALLGVVWAMSSPLMGGPDEPDQTVKAVAVARGEWRGEDIQRTSDYELRTSWIDTVVTVPAGYADLNELNACFVFQPDTPSGCAPQPVDDQTLVDAITYVGTYPPTYYVLVGWPSRFLPAPQGIWAMRLASVAASAAMVGLAAAACRRMGRSGLLGAGVLVALTPVTVHLASVINPNGFEITAAIAVWATAFVVVTGRSDPEADPRSPSGPRTADLARLAVAFVLLAGTRALSPAIAVGILATVALAGLHRDTLGSLARRTDARITAATMAVGAIAAGGWVLWSKAYDSVAGAPAVGITLGSALRESWSRLPHRLHEMFGYFGWLEVPAPRALLVLWTALILVLVVGALAVGTWRHRGVLLALVALAVAIHVVPEALSASRQGFIGQGRYALPVAVGVPILAAWIVAVRARSGQTGWRRTAVAVAVAWALGQSIGLAALLRRHVVGIENDLFAFVGGTGWEPPLPPVLLWLLGAVTAVAFGAWVVVSARTEDPTGDDTITPPSDSFVTTGAPGE